One segment of Bacteroidales bacterium DNA contains the following:
- a CDS encoding 2-oxoglutarate oxidoreductase has product MDIKDIIKPENLVYKKTPLLTDKTLSYCPGCGHGTVHRLIMEVVEEMGIQEKTVGIAPVGCSVLAYEFMNIDMQQAAHGRAPSLATALKRLMPDRFVFTYQGDGDLAAIGTAETIHACNRGENIVIIFINNGIYGMTGGQMAPTTLPGMKASTAPYGRDTSIMGNPLKITELVAQLAGTYYVTRQSVHTPANVRKAKKAIRNAFEYSKLNKGTCFVEVVSNCNSGWKMPPVQANKWMEENMFPFYPLGDIKVPQVEKV; this is encoded by the coding sequence ATGGATATTAAAGATATAATAAAACCCGAAAATCTTGTTTACAAGAAAACTCCTTTATTAACAGATAAAACCTTATCCTACTGTCCTGGATGTGGACATGGAACGGTTCACCGCCTTATTATGGAAGTAGTAGAAGAAATGGGTATTCAAGAAAAAACTGTTGGCATAGCACCCGTTGGATGTTCAGTACTGGCATACGAATTTATGAACATTGATATGCAACAAGCTGCTCACGGACGCGCTCCTTCTTTAGCTACCGCTTTAAAACGTTTAATGCCCGACCGCTTTGTATTTACATATCAAGGCGATGGCGACTTAGCCGCTATTGGAACTGCCGAAACAATTCATGCTTGTAACCGCGGCGAAAATATTGTTATCATTTTCATAAATAACGGTATATACGGTATGACAGGTGGACAAATGGCACCAACTACCCTACCCGGAATGAAAGCTTCTACTGCCCCTTATGGACGAGACACCAGCATTATGGGTAACCCATTAAAAATCACCGAACTAGTAGCTCAATTGGCGGGTACTTACTATGTTACACGTCAATCTGTACATACACCCGCTAACGTTCGTAAAGCTAAAAAAGCTATTCGCAACGCATTCGAATACTCAAAATTAAATAAAGGCACTTGCTTTGTTGAAGTTGTTTCTAACTGCAACTCTGGCTGGAAAATGCCACCCGTTCAAGCCAATAAATGGATGGAAGAAAATATGTTTCCATTTTATCCATTAGGCGACATTAAAGTTCCACAAGTTGAAAAAGTTTAA
- a CDS encoding 3-methyl-2-oxobutanoate dehydrogenase subunit VorB encodes MGELKLMKGNEAFAEACIRAGADAYFGYPITPQSEVLEYLMAQKPYETTGMVVLQAESEVSAINMCYGAGGAGFKVVTSSSSPGISLKQEGISYMAGAELPLLVLNVVRGGPGLGDIQPSQSDYFQATKGGGHGDYRLYVLAPSSVQEMADFVPIAFEMAFKYRNPVMILSDGVIGQMMEKVELFDPIPRRTLEEIEKQCPWATIGKKAYRERNIITSLDLDPYKQEKHNYHLRDKYEQMKREDVRYEEIQTTDAEYLLVAYGSSARICQKTVDLARAEGIKLGLLRAITLFPFPSERLKELSKQVKGMLAVEMSLGQMVEDVKLAVECKIPVEHYGRTGGVIHTPSEVLEALKKQIIK; translated from the coding sequence ATGGGAGAATTAAAATTAATGAAAGGCAACGAAGCTTTTGCCGAAGCTTGCATTCGAGCAGGAGCCGATGCTTATTTTGGATATCCTATCACCCCTCAATCTGAGGTTTTAGAATATTTAATGGCACAAAAGCCTTATGAAACTACAGGCATGGTAGTATTACAAGCTGAAAGTGAAGTTTCGGCTATTAACATGTGCTATGGTGCTGGTGGTGCTGGCTTTAAAGTAGTAACCTCCTCTTCGAGCCCAGGTATTAGTCTAAAACAAGAAGGCATTTCTTATATGGCAGGGGCCGAGCTTCCACTATTAGTTTTAAATGTTGTACGCGGAGGTCCAGGATTAGGCGATATTCAACCATCACAAAGCGACTATTTTCAAGCTACTAAAGGCGGTGGTCATGGCGACTATAGATTATATGTATTAGCACCTTCATCCGTTCAAGAAATGGCCGATTTTGTACCCATTGCATTTGAAATGGCATTCAAATATCGTAATCCCGTTATGATTTTAAGCGATGGCGTTATTGGTCAAATGATGGAAAAAGTAGAACTTTTTGACCCCATACCTCGCCGTACACTCGAAGAAATCGAAAAACAATGCCCATGGGCAACTATTGGCAAAAAAGCCTATCGCGAACGTAATATCATTACTTCGCTCGACTTGGACCCTTATAAACAAGAAAAACACAACTATCACCTACGCGACAAATACGAACAAATGAAAAGAGAAGATGTTCGTTACGAAGAAATTCAAACAACTGATGCTGAATATTTACTTGTAGCTTATGGTTCTAGTGCCCGTATTTGTCAAAAAACAGTTGATTTAGCAAGAGCCGAAGGAATAAAATTAGGTCTTTTAAGAGCTATTACTTTATTCCCATTTCCTTCTGAACGATTAAAAGAACTCTCAAAACAAGTTAAGGGCATGCTAGCTGTTGAAATGAGCTTAGGACAAATGGTAGAAGATGTTAAACTTGCCGTAGAATGCAAAATACCAGTAGAACATTACGGTAGAACCGGTGGCGTAATTCATACACCAAGCGAAGTTTTAGAAGCATTAAAAAAACAAATTATTAAATAA
- a CDS encoding lysophospholipid acyltransferase family protein produces MSFISYILFRFFVALFYFLPFWFIYRISDFFAFLLCFVVQYRKKVILNNLKKSFPHKKEKELKKLLFPIYKNISDIMVETIKGFSMSPKQIKHHIYTTNVEVMHDLYNRKNSIIGVLGHYGNWEWAALLAGLELKQHTVALYKPLSNRFLDHYIRKNRAKFGISLCSIYLTSKSFFEHKDKKTFFAMVADQSPSNVNKAIWTNFLNQPTACLHGPEKYAKTLNMPIVYVNITRQKRGFYSITFTTITENPLSLNDGEITQKYMQILENDIIINPTHWLWSHRRWKHKPI; encoded by the coding sequence ATGTCTTTTATTTCCTATATTTTATTTAGATTTTTTGTTGCACTTTTTTATTTCCTACCATTTTGGTTTATCTATAGAATATCTGATTTTTTTGCTTTTCTGTTATGCTTTGTTGTTCAATATAGAAAAAAAGTAATTCTAAATAATCTTAAAAAATCTTTCCCACATAAAAAAGAAAAAGAATTAAAAAAATTATTGTTCCCTATTTATAAAAATATTTCAGACATAATGGTCGAAACCATTAAAGGTTTTAGCATGTCGCCAAAACAAATAAAACACCATATCTATACTACCAATGTGGAAGTTATGCACGATTTATATAATCGTAAAAACAGCATTATTGGTGTTTTAGGACATTATGGTAATTGGGAATGGGCTGCATTATTAGCTGGGTTAGAACTAAAACAGCACACCGTAGCTTTATATAAACCCTTATCTAATCGCTTTCTAGATCATTATATTCGAAAAAATAGAGCAAAATTTGGCATCTCTTTATGTTCAATTTATTTAACATCGAAATCATTTTTTGAACACAAAGATAAAAAAACATTTTTTGCTATGGTTGCCGACCAAAGCCCTTCTAATGTAAATAAAGCTATTTGGACAAATTTTTTAAATCAACCCACCGCTTGCTTACATGGTCCAGAAAAATATGCTAAAACACTCAACATGCCAATTGTTTATGTAAATATCACACGACAAAAACGTGGTTTCTATAGTATTACTTTTACCACCATAACAGAAAATCCATTGTCGCTCAACGATGGCGAAATTACTCAAAAATATATGCAAATTCTCGAAAATGATATCATAATAAATCCTACACATTGGCTTTGGTCGCATCGCAGATGGAAACATAAACCTATTTAA
- a CDS encoding ferritin family protein, producing MKQFNSIDDILDFAIEMEQKSIEFYNELAQKSKTDDMKTTFYNFVEEEIKHKAKLIKIKEEKTFTLGQEKINELNIADYLEKNEPHENMSYQEALILAMNREKAAFRLYTKLANQTSNPEFVKLFLSLAQEESKHKLMFEIEYDEVILKEN from the coding sequence ATGAAACAGTTCAATAGCATAGACGACATTTTAGATTTTGCAATAGAAATGGAGCAAAAATCTATAGAATTTTATAATGAATTAGCTCAAAAGTCGAAAACCGATGATATGAAAACGACCTTCTACAACTTTGTAGAAGAAGAAATAAAACACAAAGCTAAACTAATAAAAATAAAAGAAGAAAAAACTTTTACACTAGGTCAAGAAAAAATAAACGAATTAAACATTGCTGATTATTTAGAAAAAAATGAACCCCATGAAAATATGAGTTACCAAGAAGCACTCATACTTGCTATGAATAGGGAAAAAGCAGCCTTTAGACTTTACACAAAATTAGCCAACCAAACCTCAAACCCTGAATTCGTAAAATTATTTTTATCCTTAGCACAAGAAGAATCGAAACATAAATTAATGTTCGAAATAGAATACGACGAAGTTATTCTTAAAGAGAATTAA
- a CDS encoding TerC/Alx family metal homeostasis membrane protein, translated as MHTNELIFFSSFILIILSILFIDLGIFDKHSHKISLKESLIWTSIWIGFALAFYIFLRFEGNLLHGIENKETLTAKIIENSHPIQINNLNFEQAVELYNKNLSLEFITGYLIEYTLSIDNIFVILMIFFSFNVKEIHYKRVLFWGIIGAIIFRFIFIFLSSALIHKFSWMFYVFGAILLYSGIKMFFNRNKEEKVDAQHHPLVKLASKYFKVFPRFVGENFFIKKQKRLYITPLFLVLLIVEFSDIIFAVDSVPAIFSVTKDPYIVFFSNIFAILGLRSLFFLVVHVLNLFRFLKVGISFLLVFIGVKLIFHEWLKEIGFTTQHSLYIVLCILFGSILLSIIFPQKK; from the coding sequence ATGCATACAAACGAACTTATTTTTTTCTCGTCTTTTATTCTTATTATCCTTTCAATTCTATTTATTGATTTAGGCATATTTGATAAACATAGCCATAAAATTAGCTTGAAAGAATCTCTTATCTGGACTTCGATATGGATTGGCTTTGCACTGGCTTTTTATATTTTCTTACGATTCGAAGGAAATCTACTCCATGGTATTGAAAACAAAGAAACCTTAACAGCCAAAATTATAGAAAACTCACATCCTATTCAAATAAACAATCTTAACTTTGAACAAGCTGTAGAATTATATAATAAAAATCTTTCACTTGAATTTATTACAGGTTATCTTATAGAATATACCTTATCTATCGATAATATTTTTGTTATATTAATGATTTTCTTTAGCTTCAATGTAAAAGAAATTCACTACAAACGCGTTCTATTTTGGGGCATTATTGGAGCCATTATATTTAGATTTATATTTATATTTTTAAGCTCTGCGCTTATTCATAAATTTAGCTGGATGTTTTACGTTTTCGGTGCTATACTACTTTACTCTGGAATTAAAATGTTCTTTAATAGAAACAAAGAAGAAAAAGTAGATGCTCAGCACCATCCGTTAGTTAAATTAGCTTCAAAATATTTTAAAGTTTTTCCACGATTTGTAGGTGAAAATTTCTTTATCAAAAAACAAAAACGTCTTTATATTACACCATTGTTTTTAGTATTACTTATCGTCGAATTTAGCGATATTATTTTTGCTGTCGATTCTGTACCCGCTATTTTTTCTGTAACAAAAGACCCTTATATAGTATTTTTTTCAAACATATTTGCAATTCTTGGCTTACGATCGCTCTTCTTTTTAGTAGTCCATGTTCTCAATTTATTTAGATTTCTAAAAGTTGGAATATCGTTTTTACTTGTATTTATCGGTGTTAAACTTATTTTTCACGAATGGCTAAAAGAAATTGGTTTTACTACTCAACATTCGCTCTATATTGTTCTTTGTATTTTATTTGGAAGCATTTTATTGTCTATTATATTTCCTCAAAAAAAATAA
- a CDS encoding 2-oxoacid:acceptor oxidoreductase family protein has protein sequence MTEEIIIAGFGGQGVLSMGKILAYSGIMQNKEVSWMPSYGPEMRGGTANVTVIISDERISSPIVNQYDTAIILNQQSLDKFENSVKTGGTLIYDPNGITRHPQRKDINIYSIEATEEAAKMGNTKIFNMVVLGGYIKIKPIVALDNVIKGLEKSLPKRHHNLIPENKAAILKGMEIIKNK, from the coding sequence ATGACAGAAGAAATAATTATAGCAGGCTTTGGAGGACAAGGAGTTCTCTCTATGGGCAAAATATTAGCTTATTCGGGCATTATGCAAAACAAAGAAGTTAGCTGGATGCCCTCATATGGACCCGAAATGCGTGGTGGCACTGCTAACGTTACTGTAATAATTAGCGATGAACGCATAAGCTCACCCATTGTTAATCAATACGATACAGCCATTATTTTAAACCAACAATCACTTGATAAATTTGAAAATTCTGTAAAAACAGGTGGAACACTTATATATGATCCCAATGGCATCACACGTCATCCACAACGAAAAGACATTAACATTTATAGTATCGAAGCTACGGAAGAAGCTGCCAAAATGGGAAATACTAAAATTTTTAATATGGTTGTATTAGGTGGGTATATCAAAATAAAACCTATTGTAGCACTCGATAATGTCATTAAAGGACTTGAAAAATCACTCCCTAAACGACATCATAATCTTATCCCAGAAAATAAAGCTGCTATTCTCAAAGGCATGGAAATTATTAAAAATAAATAA
- a CDS encoding ferredoxin family protein, whose amino-acid sequence MAKVKGAIVVDVEKCKGCSVCIPACPQEVIELAKEVNGKGYHYAYMKNPDDCTGCTNCAIVCPDGVISVYRVKVENE is encoded by the coding sequence ATGGCAAAAGTAAAAGGAGCTATTGTAGTGGACGTTGAAAAATGCAAAGGATGCAGTGTTTGTATTCCAGCATGTCCGCAAGAAGTTATTGAATTGGCAAAAGAAGTGAATGGCAAAGGCTATCACTATGCCTACATGAAAAACCCCGATGATTGTACAGGGTGCACCAATTGTGCCATAGTTTGTCCCGATGGCGTAATTAGTGTTTATCGAGTAAAAGTTGAAAATGAATAA
- a CDS encoding SprB repeat-containing protein, producing MKTNLLILVFVLVALLNYAQTKEKTKTIWSARLNNLHAIIENKGQDENIQQRKILFAYYKGKEKFYFTNNGIIIRIDTIQIPKGLVSAYFKLIGEEKELYERTKTKSYYLFAEWQNVNPDVQIIPLEKTEGYFTFREHQQLCYGYKKLIYKNIYPNIDIEYTLPTDSAGIKYNIILHPGADLSQVKLLYSGDIRDMSMNNHGNIIVSTPASSIIEHAPKSFINISGKEVGSSFILNNKSISFFLEETNINQNITIDPWVAGTQDSGEDMAYDVDYDFDKNLYAYSRTNGGGLYVTKYSSTGTILWTHLITTESTYDGNFLVDRLSSKIYISEGFRTDGARAYRIDANTAVADGFMSQALSNFREMWDMVFDCTNNRIIGLGGGTNSNLNGGIINTVNGQAQIANFTGAGDISQDVVNGVVDNQGHLFVLYSTGNTATQDRFSLVNNTFNGNIWMTFHGMYSFQECSNHPLWDAWCGAQNSNAFNAMDVNDSYLYMYDGKSLCAYNKANGSSIAATSVGFAGVWYEPIQQGGIAVDDCNNVYLGGKSGNILHYYFDGTSISGPTNIPLNWPGTFVWDIKYDRNSNLLYISGYEGVAVIYAAASASCNNNSLTDSTFCVGAQLGGATVTVHTSLTNPTINYTWYDSGGNIINQTNGSTSLTNTLSNLVNGTYIVRAQVNPLCGPILTDTITINCPICGGTITPSMVSCYGGSDGTATINPNSGQAPFTYLWSNNDNHQTINNLTAGTYTVTLTDANSCTSVISTTITEPAALQSTTSIVNVTCFNGNNGSATVNTIGGTPPYTVLWTNGQTDSTATNLAAGNYTVTITDAHSCTTTQSVTITQPPQLTITASASPSSICPGANSTLTASGAVSYNWDNGLGSGNSLTVSPSATTAYHVTGT from the coding sequence ATGAAAACGAATTTATTAATATTGGTATTTGTGCTCGTAGCATTGCTAAACTATGCACAAACAAAAGAAAAAACAAAAACAATTTGGTCTGCACGTTTAAATAATTTGCATGCCATTATCGAAAATAAAGGACAAGATGAAAACATTCAGCAAAGAAAAATATTATTTGCATATTATAAAGGTAAAGAAAAATTTTATTTTACAAATAATGGTATCATCATTCGAATAGATACAATTCAAATACCCAAAGGTTTAGTTTCTGCCTATTTTAAGTTAATTGGCGAAGAAAAAGAATTATACGAAAGAACTAAAACAAAGTCATATTATCTTTTTGCAGAATGGCAAAATGTTAATCCTGATGTTCAAATAATACCATTAGAAAAAACTGAAGGTTATTTTACTTTTAGAGAACATCAGCAACTTTGTTATGGTTATAAGAAATTAATTTATAAAAATATTTATCCCAATATTGATATTGAATATACTTTACCAACCGATAGTGCAGGTATAAAGTATAATATCATTCTTCATCCAGGAGCTGATTTATCTCAAGTAAAACTTTTGTATTCAGGAGATATTCGTGATATGTCTATGAATAATCATGGAAATATTATTGTAAGTACTCCAGCCTCATCAATTATAGAACACGCCCCAAAATCTTTCATTAACATATCTGGAAAAGAAGTAGGTTCTTCATTTATTCTCAATAACAAGTCTATTAGCTTTTTTTTAGAAGAAACTAACATAAATCAGAATATTACTATAGACCCATGGGTAGCTGGAACACAAGATTCAGGTGAAGATATGGCATACGATGTAGATTATGATTTTGATAAAAATTTGTATGCATATTCAAGAACAAATGGAGGGGGTCTTTATGTTACAAAGTACTCATCTACCGGAACAATTTTATGGACACATTTAATAACAACAGAAAGTACATATGATGGAAATTTTTTAGTAGATAGGTTATCTAGCAAAATATACATATCTGAAGGATTTAGAACTGATGGAGCCAGAGCATACAGGATCGATGCCAATACAGCAGTTGCAGACGGTTTTATGTCTCAGGCTTTAAGTAATTTTAGAGAAATGTGGGATATGGTATTTGATTGTACAAACAACAGAATTATTGGTTTGGGAGGTGGAACAAACAGCAACTTAAATGGTGGAATTATTAATACTGTTAATGGGCAAGCTCAAATTGCTAATTTCACAGGTGCAGGTGACATTTCACAAGATGTTGTAAATGGTGTTGTAGATAATCAGGGACATTTATTTGTATTATATTCAACAGGTAATACTGCAACACAAGACAGATTTTCTCTTGTAAACAATACTTTTAACGGTAATATCTGGATGACTTTTCATGGTATGTATTCATTTCAGGAATGTTCTAATCATCCACTATGGGATGCATGGTGCGGTGCTCAAAATTCCAATGCTTTTAATGCAATGGACGTTAATGATTCTTATTTATACATGTATGACGGAAAAAGCCTATGTGCATACAATAAAGCCAATGGATCTTCAATTGCTGCAACTTCTGTAGGCTTTGCTGGTGTTTGGTATGAACCTATTCAACAAGGAGGTATAGCTGTTGATGATTGTAATAATGTATACTTAGGTGGAAAAAGTGGTAATATTTTACATTATTATTTCGATGGTACATCTATTTCAGGACCAACCAATATTCCATTAAACTGGCCAGGTACTTTTGTTTGGGATATTAAATATGATAGAAATTCAAATCTACTTTATATTTCTGGTTATGAAGGTGTTGCCGTTATTTATGCTGCTGCAAGTGCTTCATGTAATAATAACTCTTTAACCGACTCAACCTTTTGCGTAGGGGCACAATTAGGGGGAGCTACCGTAACGGTTCATACAAGCCTGACAAATCCAACTATTAATTATACATGGTACGATAGCGGTGGTAATATAATTAACCAAACCAACGGTTCAACGAGCCTTACCAATACCCTAAGCAACTTAGTAAATGGAACCTATATTGTTAGAGCACAAGTAAATCCATTGTGTGGTCCTATTTTAACTGATACAATTACCATAAACTGCCCAATATGCGGAGGAACTATAACTCCATCCATGGTCAGCTGTTACGGTGGTAGCGATGGAACCGCTACTATAAACCCTAATAGCGGACAAGCTCCATTTACCTATTTATGGAGTAATAACGACAATCATCAAACCATTAACAATTTAACTGCGGGCACATATACTGTTACGCTTACCGATGCTAATTCTTGTACTTCTGTTATTTCAACTACCATTACCGAACCTGCTGCCTTACAATCAACAACAAGTATTGTTAATGTAACCTGTTTTAACGGTAATAATGGTTCAGCCACAGTTAACACCATTGGAGGAACACCACCCTATACGGTTCTATGGACTAATGGACAAACGGATTCCACAGCCACCAATTTAGCTGCCGGAAACTATACCGTTACCATTACCGATGCTCACAGTTGTACAACAACTCAATCTGTAACTATTACTCAGCCACCGCAACTCACCATAACCGCTTCGGCTTCGCCATCGTCGATATGCCCCGGTGCCAATAGCACACTCACTGCTTCAGGAGCAGTTTCGTACAATTGGGATAATGGTTTAGGTAGTGGCAACTCACTAACGGTTAGCCCATCGGCAACTACGGCTTACCATGTTACCGGAACCG